In Panulirus ornatus isolate Po-2019 chromosome 2, ASM3632096v1, whole genome shotgun sequence, the DNA window ACTAGACTGGCTTGGGATAAGTTTCTAATGTTAAGGTTTTTAACGGACGCGTCGTGTCCAGTTTGATTTTGAATACGTTGCCAGGAATTTGAATGTGTGCAAGTTTTCGTTTTCGTTGGTATTTAGCTCCcctgagaatgtgtgtgtgtgtgtgtgtgtgtgtctgtgtcactaaTATACCCATATGTCTCTGACGATATACCTCTGCTATACATCGTACCATTCATTAACAAAGTAAAGCAGACTTGGCTTCTGTACTCCTAGACCCTTTAAAAGGAAACTCTATATGAATTCTCTCAGAATTTGGAATATATCCTtgagacgtatgtatgtatgtatgtatccttgtgacgtatgtatgtatgtacgtatggctGCCGTGTACACAAACCCTTCTTAGTGAATGGAATTCCTGCAGCTGATGAGTGTTGTTATGTCCCGtaatacacaaacatatgtacTCCTTCATTTACCTAGGCCTCGGATTCGAGAATGTGCCTTTGGGTTATTCTTAAACCTTCTGTCACAGTAGGAACCTACGTATCATGGAAGACATCCCATTACCTGTGAGATCTAGAGGTAACAACTTAATTGGTGATATCTGTGGGGCCAACTGAATAAAACTGATTTAACATGCAGATATATTCATTCTCACGAAAGATAAAATCTCCAACGAGACGTAATGATGTAATATATGTTAGGTAATACAATATCAGTTAACTTGTATCATTTTAATTATTGAATGCATCAAAAGCAATGAAAGTAGAGGTggaggtattcctgggaaaagtAACATTCTTAAAATACATATCTAAGTCACATATCCTACATATCTCTTAAGTTACATATCCTGTTTGTGTACACATATCAATATGTCCGTCATGTCATAATATATGTCAGTTGTTGAAAATAACATCTGATGTTTTCATACCGACCAATAAATCTTTCGCAAATTGGAGACATTAAAGGCCGAGGTAttccttgggaaaaaaaaaaaatcttaatgtaTATTTCTCGTTACACATACCGTTGAGTACGGTAACTCGATATACAAGTTATGCCATTAATAAAGTGCCATTAATCCTAGCGGGTAAACTGGTGTTCCCACAGCACCCGGTGTACGGGGAAAGACCAAGTCTGCTGCGACAGAGACGAAAGTATTCCCTCCCGAAGGCCCGTCTCTCCTCCGCCAGACCAGACGCAGCCATCATTGCCGCCCCCACCCCGACACGAGAcgccgacctccaccaccaccacccagccctcGCCTCCAGCCCCGGATGATACAGGTAGAGCTACCATGGGGCCTTCGTCTCCCCTTCCCATAAACTAACGTACATGAGGTATCAACCAGttgtcacgggggggggggatcattatTATCCCTCCCTACGTGGACGAGTTGTCCCTCCGCTTATCATACTGACACATGGAATCTTACTGTAACTTCCCAGTGGCTGAAGTGTTCATAGGACTATGTTGTTCTTTCATTGGTGAGGAAAATATGCCctaaaacatccccctcccccttctattTTGTGAAATTCGTGTGTCATTCACTGGCTTACAATGCTGTTTACCCTAGCATCTCCGATCGTCAGCGTTCCTCATATTCTGTCGTGTGTCTCAAGTGAGGTAAATCGATCCAGACTCTGCTCTCCACCTCAGTCACGATCTCCCCAAGTCTTGATCATCGGTCTCTCCTGCGGCAGGAGAACCCTGCGCTACGATCGGCACCAGGGAAGGCACTTGCGTCCCCTACTCCACCTGCCTGACGAAGCTGGATGAGCCAGTGAGGCTACTGACGATCGAACAGTTCCTCCATAACTACGGCTGTGGCGCTAACAGGTGAGGGTCAGCTTCACTACTGGTTCTCGgtcgcacgcgtgtgtgtgtgtgtgtgtgtgtgtgtgtgtgtgtgtgtgtgtgtgtagcgttgctGAAGATGAACCACGCGAGGGTCCGCCTCGTTTCAAAGCCTGGGCTGGACAGTTCGGCCCACAACCAACAtactgagaatgtatgtgagaagtccGTGGAAAAGGGCATACAGCAGCCTGTACCGTGTCGGGTAGTTAAAGACACtaggggtgtagtagtgtggacCATCGCTGAGGGGTGAGTAGGACCCAAGCTTAGAACAGTGTCAAGAAAGGTTCACAGCGAAAGGTGGACCCATGATTAGGCTAGGTTATAAAGGCAGGAAAAATGATGTGGACTAATACCAAGGACGGAGAGGTGCTAGGAATAGACCTTAGCTAAGGACGATATCGTGCCGAAGATAGATAGGTCTCTGCCAAGGACTGACAATGGACAAGTGTTCAGGGTACAACCAGTGTTAAGAGTAAAGCACTACCATGGCTGGACgctgggaagtatatatatatagaagtttaAGAAACTATGTCATGGAGGGAACAGTtggaagagatggggccccacgagtggaaAACTACTGCTCCATATTGTTGACATGGATAATTACAAAGAGCTAATGACATACAAGCAAcggtgtatatgtgtacatgtcggTGTTATTATACTCCAACtgcatgacagagtggcaaatgtatagggagttttggtcgagatggtgtgcaaagtgagaggcagggaaagtggtttggagagaagaggcagtgaaagccttgcggaagatgaaaaccggcaagacggcgggtacACCATCAGGCCTGGATtgctgggagtacagtcttgtcaaagaatctCTCACTCTAGAGGAGTCTATTATTTCCCatctactggaagcagcgcagccttggaactacaggagctcctggaaaaaggTCGCTGGACTAAGTAATGGACTCCTTCCAGAAAAAGATTcttgggtaattatatatatatatatatatatatatatatactccacttTCACTTGTGTCTCGCGTTCTTTATAGTTATTTTGGCTTTCATAATAATACTTTATTTCCAGGAAACACGTTTAAAAACAAAAACCTCTCATGTcctgaagattctctctctctctctctctctctctctctctctctctctctctctctctctctctctctctctcaacagcggGTCTCCTGCGCAAGCCCACTACTAAAAACTTCCTTTCGTTCACTTCCTTTGACTTCGCGTgtccagatatacacacacactccctgtagGCCTCCGGAATGggtcacctcccccaccctcagaTTACGTTGACCCCGTCTGCACACACGTCCTCACCTGCTGGTCTACGTTGCAGGGAAGGTGTGGCGAGAGTGTGCTGTCCCGTGTAGCCGGGACGAACCCACGTcctcacccgtgtgtgtgtggtggggtggatacaCAAGAACCTTCCCTGGAGGACGTCCATCCTCCGCTGTATATGCTTATCTACAGAACCAACACCATCTACGTCATGTCGTCTTTTTTTACAGTCGCTGGAAACGTCAAAACCAGAGGCTGAGAGTTCTTGGCTCGTCTGCCAAACGTAAcaaggggcagggggggggggaaataattgGTCTTCGAACAAGTATGGTGCACTGTTGAGGTGTTGGACCAGCCCAGTCGTGGACGTGGACCGACAACATGGCCCGGGTACAGAGGAGTGGGACCCGGGCCATGTTGTtggcgagggtgaggtgggtatAGAGGGAAACAGGGGCTAGCATTATGGCACGA includes these proteins:
- the LOC139758370 gene encoding uncharacterized protein, whose amino-acid sequence is MAGWRAAPVVVIVVVLEIHGVVVVEGRSRRQTTDACVCVPNTQCYSEDAGWWHCPNFGELCCDEAYIAGPCSCHNFFECSEGSVQWEPSTRCTGKDQVCCDRDESIPSRRPVSPPPDQTQPSLPPPPRHETPTSTTTTQPSPPAPDDTGEPCATIGTREGTCVPYSTCLTKLDEPVRLLTIEQFLHNYGCGANREGVARVCCPV